One part of the Oncorhynchus clarkii lewisi isolate Uvic-CL-2024 chromosome 7, UVic_Ocla_1.0, whole genome shotgun sequence genome encodes these proteins:
- the LOC139413479 gene encoding EF-hand and coiled-coil domain-containing protein 1, with amino-acid sequence MKRSRGTVATPSFQSSPRAARQSEWLRSALAHHHCPDPGVENEIVVLATGIDQYLQEVFHHLVYPKQDDVVSAEDFTVLCSVLGLTGEESETRDGEKEEEGDDEEGQGICSGLPRELAFRDFHSRLCGYFRVRERDATGVMRLPVTEETEHIEREIRLRWPRVRRRKCVSFDLTREQTGRRPVPKAHNRETGSSELHHKTGQTETECVALRELVEDLRSALQGSDARCLALEVALLRQRGPARLTMHHSNVATSNTHTPSNIPIPNAQGRERGAPNPPKEGIPNPQGRGCGVGEERVAGRRGSKDPILRELQLIRSSRDGQLEEAIRFNQRLEEELGWAYGEARRLEGVESRLRQENAEIRRRTEEAREALREGLKKVRLIQKQAQNVPQLQSRVTQLETDIQEYRSQCTCRGSHASPPREPMDDTCLQRAVEGRAASDEEEEERERKEEREEGQCCLLEVKRLINRLHNCGKGCQNTTSHQLLLSQNLLLDNQNNLHGNDLLMIPRGWGRRGHTYQEERETELEKRHEEVEGLRLEVQMVETERVRLSLLEEKLTDTLTLLLQLRIKGVSHRSLGKMLMDTLDVCRKSGHSPSHVLQVVNSFCAQLSSNELLRDGVGVGGEGGGVGGEARVSVSTSQRPSSTANPPAHLLFRQHTTLSSHQIPQLPSMNTT; translated from the exons ATGAAGCGCTCAAGAGGTACAGTAGCGACGCCATCTTTCCAGTCCTCTCCAAGGGCTGCGCGGCAGAGCGAGTGGCTGCGGAGCGCTCTGGCCCACCATCACTGCCCCGACCCCGGCGTGGAGAACGAAATAGTGGTCCTGGCCACGGGGATTGACCAGTACCTCCAGGAGGTGTTTCACCACTTGGTTTACCCCAAACAAGACGACGTGGTCTCGGCAGAGGATTTCACTGTGCTTTGCTCAGTGCTGGGGCTTACCGGAGAGGAAAGTGAGacaagggatggagagaaggaagaggagggagatgatgaGGAGGGTCAAGGTATTTGCTCGGGGCTCCCTCGCGAGCTGGCCTTTAGGGACTTCCATTCGCGGCTATGTGGTTATTTCCGCGTCCGAGAGCGCGATGCAACTGGGGTCATGCGCCTCCCAGTTACAGAGGAGACCGAGCACATTGAGCGCGAGATTCGGCTTCGGTGGCCGCGGGTCAGGCGACGGAAATGTGTCAGTTTCGACCTCACAAGAGAACAAACCGGGAGGAGGCCTGTGCCCAAAGCGCACAACCGTGAAACGGGTTCATCAGAACTACATCATAAAACAG GCCAGACAGAAACCGAGTGTGTGGCTCTGAGGGAGCTGGTTGAGGACCTGCGCTCTGCTCTACAGGGCAGCGATGCTCGCTGCCTGGCTCTGGAAGTTGCATTACTACGACAGAGGGGCCCAGCCAGGCTTACCATGCACCACTCCAATGTAGCGActtcaaacacacatacaccctcaAACATACCAATTCCAAATGCCCAGGGACGCGAGAGGGGTGCACCTAACCCCCCAAAAGAAGGGATCCCAAATCCCCAGGGCCGAGGGTGCGGGGTGGGGGAAGAGAGGGTAGCAGGGAGACGGGGCTCCAAAGACCCTATCCTCAGGGAGCTGCAGCTGATTCGCTCCTCACGTGACGGACAGCTGGAGGAGGCAATCAGGTTCAACCAGCGGCTGGAGGAGGAGCTTGGCTGGGCATATGGTGAGGCTCGCAGGCTGGAGGGGGTGGAGTCTCGCCTACGGCAGGAGAATGCTGAGATCAG GCGGAGAACAGAAGAGGCGAGGGAGGCTCTCAGAGAGGGTCTCAAGAAGGTGAGACTGATCCAGAAACAGGCTCAGAACGTCCCTCAGCTCCAGAGCAGAGTCACACAGCTGGAAACAGACATTCAAGAGTACAG ATCACAGTGCACCTGCAGAGGAAGCCACGCCTCACCGCCTCGAGAGCCCATGGACGACACCTGCCTCCAGCGAGCGGTGGAGGGGAGAGCTGCCTCGgacgaggaagaggaagagagggagaggaaggaggagagggaggaaggacagTGTTGCCTTTTGGAGGTGAAAAGGCTCATCAACAGACTGCACAACTGTGGTAAAGG gtGTCAGAATACAACATCCCACCAATTGCTACTCTCCCAGAACCTCCTCCTTGACAACCAGAACAATCTCCATGGCAATGACCTCCTCATGATCCCCAGGGGGTggggccgcagaggtcacacttatcaggaggagagggagaccgagttagagaag AGgcatgaggaggtggaggggttgAGGTTGGAGGTTCAGATGGTGGAGACCGAGAGAGTACGTCTGTCACTCTTGGAGGAGAAactgacagacacactaacactgctactgcagCTACGCATCAAG GGTGTCTCTCATAGGTCTCTGGGGAAGATGCTGATGGACACTCTGGATGTCTGCAGAAAGAGTGGACATAGCCCATCCCATGTGCTGCAGGTGGTCAATTCCTTCTGTGCCCAGCTTTCGTCCAATGAGCTGCTGCGAGATGGGGTAGGAGTGGGAGGGGAAGGTGGCGGGGTAGGTGGAGAGGCACGAGTATCTGTGTCTACAAGCCAGAGACCCTCAAGCACCGCCAACCCCCCTGCTCATCTCCTGTTTAGGCAACACACAACCCTCTCTTCTCACCAAATTCCCCAACTCCCCTCCATGAACACTACATAA